TTTTGTGTTCGCTTAGCCGATTCCGTCAAAGCGGATTTCTGCACGATGCCTTCGAGTAGTCCTGTTAACAATGGGTATTCCATGCCTTCTAGGACATCTAGCCAAGCATGTAAAGCTGCGACTGCTGCAATTTTCATATCAATTGGCAGTCGGTGATGTTTTGCTGCCAGTTGGTCCCAAGTAAGCCCACCGACCCCATACCCAGACAGTCGCGCCATCAAAATATCTTTATGCATTTCGTCAGTCTTTGCTAACGCCAAGCTGACTTCAATTTGAAGCTTGAAAACGGCTTGGACCTCCGGTGAACGAAAATCGATTCGGTGTAAATAAGACTTGGTCCAGGACTGCACCGCTTCATCTGTCACCACCGGATCAAAACGTTTATGGTCTTGCATAAAATTGGACATTGTTTGCACTATCAAAGATAAACGCGAAAAAAAACGCCTCTCATTGCCCCTGTATTTCCAGCCATTTAATGGTGTAGTCGGCAATTTTAAGTCGATGGCAGATTGATGAAGCTGAATGCTATTGTCATCCGGCACCAATAGCCCTTGCGCCTGCAGCCTCTCAATAGAGTCCAGGTAGTCTTTTTTGTCCAGTTTCGGAAGCACGGCAAAATAAGGATGCAGGCCGAAATAGCCGATGTCTTGAATCGTTTGACCTGATTTCTTTCCTTTAATTAAATGATAAGGGGAAGAAACGGTCCGTTGACCGTCTACCGCTTTCATGATTGCTAAAACGACTTCATCGAATCGCACTGAATAAACCTCCCGGCGGTTTTGGGTTGAAAAAAATATAAAACATCTATAGAATAAACACGATAGTATAACTGAACTTGTTCGGAGATAAAGGAGAGGAACTAGAATGGCTAAATATACCATTGTTGATAAAGATACGTGTATCGCATGCGGAGCTTGCGGAGCAGCAGCACCAGACATTTACGATTATGATGATGAGGGCATCGCCTTCGTTATTCTTGATGATAACACGGGGACTGAACAAGTGCCAGATGAGCTAATGGAAGATATGGAAGACGCATTTGAAGGATGCCCGACCGATTCCATCAAGGTGGCAGACGAGGCATTTGAAGGAGATCCACTTAAATACGAAGACTGATTAGCGTATGGATCAATAGAAAAAGCGGTTGGAAGATGAATCTTCCAACCGCTTTTTTTTATGATAAATAATAGGAACGTTGTTTTTCAATCCAGGTATGCATGCTGCCGAAGATCAATAAAATAACCGTCGTAAGCGCAAGACCTTTGATCAAGTTAAACGGCAAGATGCCGAGCACAATCGTTGTATACAAGGCATTGCCTGTTTGTTCAGGCATGTTGAGGAAATACGTATACATCGGCAGGAAAACGAAGTAATTCAACAAACTCATGCCGATGGCCATAGAAAATGTACCGATCACCAAGCCGAATGCGATTCCTTTTTTAGTAGATACTTTGCGATAGATCGCATAGACCGGCAAAATGAACAATAGGCTCGTCGCAAAGTTCGCCATATGCCCTACAGGCACACCAGTCGGACTCCCTGAAAAGATCCAGTCCAATACGTTTTTAAAGAATGCTACTAAAACACCAGCAACTGGTCCCATCGTGATCGCTGCTATCAGCGCAGGCACATCACTGAAATCCACTTTCAAAAATGCAGGCAAGGCCGGCAGTGGAAAATTGAATAGCATCAACACAAATGAGATGCTGCTCAGCATACCGATGACAATCATCGATTGCAATTTTTTGTTCTTCATGTTCCTCTCTCCTTGTCGTGATTCACCAGAAGAAAGGTTCGAAACGCATGTTGCCACAAAAAATCCCTTAAGTAATAATCACTTAAGGGAGAGTCAGGCACACTGAAATAAACGGTCCGCCATATAAAAACGGCATGCGTCCGTACCTTCACCTTCTCCCATCCAGACTATACTGTCGGCTTTGGAATTTCACCAAATCCTGCTTTTTACGGCTCGCGGGCTGATGGACCGAAACGTCCAATTACCGCCGGTAGGGAATTGCACCCTGCCCCGAAGATGAATCGATATTTTTTTATACAAGTTAAGTTTATAAAAAAAAGACAGCAATGTAAACCATAGTGCTTACATTGCTGTCTTTTTATTTTTATGGCCAGTCCATGCGGTTGGGCGAAACCGGCAATTCAAGTTCTTCGGAAAAATCGAAGCCTGACCACTCGGACTGGACCGTATTGACTATTGTCAGCGAGGCATCGTAAGACTGTGCAGTAAGCGCCAGGCTTTCGATTAAGCGCATCGCCTCTATTCCCTCTAGTGACTCAAGGTCTAAGGTCTCTTCGAATGTCACGAGGGCATTTGTGCCATTCATGTCCACATCGTATTCGATGCCATCCGGTACCGGTGAACGATAATCATCATTCGGTGCTTGCTGAAGCGCGATGAGCGCATCTTCAACGCTCGCTTCAGACAAGCCGTAAGATGGAGCCAAATACCAGTCTTCTGTAGACGAAGCGATCAAATAATAACTTTGGCCTTGAACTCCCGGAAGAATTGGTTCAACCATTCCCACGTGTGCTAATTGCGCAGGTTCTCCCGAGACATTTAGTACGCGAATTTCCTCCTCGCCGAAGAAGGTTTCTTCTAAACTGTGAAGATACAGCAAGGTAGCAGCCGATCCTTGGTCATAATTATGATTCTCTGGGAGGAAATGGCTGATAATCGCACCGTCTTGCTGCAAGATTCCCTCATATGGATGATACTCATCAAAGCCCAATTTTGATTCGTCGATTTGTTCCGCAAATGCTTCATACAATTCGAGCGAAGTCGGTTCTGTCTCATCAACGGATTGTTTTGGAATGATAAAACTCACCGGCACTACGTAACCTCTTTGAGCCAGGCCGATTCGGAGGATTTGAGCGTCTGCTAGGTCTTGTTCATACACTGCTGTACGCAAGGCTTCCGGTTCTTCTATAACCATACTGGCTGCCTCTTCAGGCTCATCAATGGATTGTTCCGTTTGTTCTGTTTGAGCCTCATCTGCTGTCATCATCGATTCTGCATCGTCACTTTCAGTCTCGCTGCTGCTAGAGTCGTTTCCATTTTGCTGCAGCAAGGAAACCGCCAGCACCGTGATGCTCAAAAACGCAATGATAGCGACGAGTAATGGCAGCCAGCGCTTAGGCTGCTTCGGAACATACTGTGTCTGCGATACACGTTTATACACTTCGGCTTTGGGCCGATTATCCTGTATTTTGGGGAAATCCCGCAACAAATTTTCGATTTCTTCATCGTTCCATTTGTCATTCGGCATATTCTCCTCCCCCTTCTGCTTCTCGTAATTTTTGGCGGAGGGACCGGATTGCCCGGTGTTGTGTCGTTTTGACTTTGCCTTCCGACCACTCCAGGACTTCAGCCGTTTCCGCAATGGAGAGATCTTGGAAAAAACGCATAACAATGACCAGTTTCTGATCGCCTGTACACAGATCGAGCATTTGATACAAACGGATCTTGTCTTCATTGAGCAAGGAGACTTCTTCCGGTATGCGTTCAGTTGAAACCAATTGTTGAGTTTCCCAGTCGAAGAAATCCAGCGAATGTTTTTTCCTCACAGCATTTTTGCGGAAATGGTCGATGGCGACGTTTTTAGCAATCGAAAAAAGCCAGGTCTTTTCTGAACTTTTTCCTTGGAACCGGTCATAAGCGCGCAGCACCTTCACATAAACTTCATGCATTAAATCTTCCGCTACATGCCGATCTTTCACTAAATACACCAAAAACTGAAAGACATCCTGATGGTATTGATCGTATAGCCGATGAAACACGGAGTCATTCACGCAACTCCCCCCGTTCCTTGGATTAGTCGTCTCGACAACAGAAAAGTTACATTGCCTTCAATGGCAAGGTAAAGATAAACGAAGTGCCTTCGCCAAATTTGCTTTCGGCGCGGATTTCTCCTGAATGTGCTTTGATGATATTGCTGGCAATCGCAAGGCCGAGTCCTGTGCCGCCTTTGCCGAGCGTTCTGGCTTTGTCCGCTTTGTAGAAACGCTCGAAGACGAACTCCAGATCCTCGTCAGAGATTCCGGCCCCGGTATCATTGATTGACACTTTTGCGTAGTCTCCCATATTTTCGACAAGTACTTGTACTTGCCCTCCTTGTGGCGTGTGGCGAAGTGCATTGTCGATCAGATTCGTCATGACCTGTTCGATGCGGTCTTCGTCCAACTCAGCCGCCGACCAGTCATCGAGATCAGTAGCAAAGCTTAATTCGATACCTTTTTCTTTTGCAGCTTGGCTAAACTTCAAGGTCATCCGCTCAATCGCATTATTGAATTGCACCAATTCTTTGTAGAGGCGCATATGGCCGGATTCCAGTCTGGCCAAGTTCAATAGATCGGTCACCAGGCGCCCCATACGCTGGGATTCCTCGTAAATAATTTTCGTCATTTCATTGCGCTCTTCTTCACTTGCGCCGACATCATCAAGCAAGGCTTCACTATAGCCCTGAAGCATGGCGATCGGCGTACGGAGTTCATGAGACACATTGGCGATAAAATCTTCTCGCAGCTTCTCGAGCCGGTGCTGCTCAGTCATGTTATGAAGTACAGCTACCGCTCCCCGTATGCTCTCGCCACTGTAAAGCGGGCTGAAGTTCACCGCATAATAAGCACCTTCAATTTCCAATTCTTCTTCAATTTCTTCTTGGAACATCAAAACATGGTCGAGCATATGAAGCATTTCCGACGGCAGTGCTTGGGCATTTGACGTGCCATCTTTAGAAAGCCACTGGCGGAGCAGCTTCT
This is a stretch of genomic DNA from Planococcus maritimus. It encodes these proteins:
- a CDS encoding helix-turn-helix domain-containing protein, giving the protein MRFDEVVLAIMKAVDGQRTVSSPYHLIKGKKSGQTIQDIGYFGLHPYFAVLPKLDKKDYLDSIERLQAQGLLVPDDNSIQLHQSAIDLKLPTTPLNGWKYRGNERRFFSRLSLIVQTMSNFMQDHKRFDPVVTDEAVQSWTKSYLHRIDFRSPEVQAVFKLQIEVSLALAKTDEMHKDILMARLSGYGVGGLTWDQLAAKHHRLPIDMKIAAVAALHAWLDVLEGMEYPLLTGLLEGIVQKSALTESAKRTQNLYERGFSLSQIAELRQLKTSTIEDHFVELAMNDPAFSPASFMDDELFESIRRISKEMKTMRLRDIKERLPDASYFQIRLALAVRGEAI
- a CDS encoding ferredoxin translates to MAKYTIVDKDTCIACGACGAAAPDIYDYDDEGIAFVILDDNTGTEQVPDELMEDMEDAFEGCPTDSIKVADEAFEGDPLKYED
- a CDS encoding ECF transporter S component is translated as MKNKKLQSMIVIGMLSSISFVLMLFNFPLPALPAFLKVDFSDVPALIAAITMGPVAGVLVAFFKNVLDWIFSGSPTGVPVGHMANFATSLLFILPVYAIYRKVSTKKGIAFGLVIGTFSMAIGMSLLNYFVFLPMYTYFLNMPEQTGNALYTTIVLGILPFNLIKGLALTTVILLIFGSMHTWIEKQRSYYLS
- the sigX gene encoding RNA polymerase sigma factor SigX, which translates into the protein MNDSVFHRLYDQYHQDVFQFLVYLVKDRHVAEDLMHEVYVKVLRAYDRFQGKSSEKTWLFSIAKNVAIDHFRKNAVRKKHSLDFFDWETQQLVSTERIPEEVSLLNEDKIRLYQMLDLCTGDQKLVIVMRFFQDLSIAETAEVLEWSEGKVKTTQHRAIRSLRQKLREAEGGGEYAE
- a CDS encoding ATP-binding protein, whose protein sequence is MNRIWNSIVGKLWVTILLLVSFVLFIVTVLLLEFLGNFHSETVEEALHNEANMIARIFNDHDEEGNLSIVDEVLGPETNAVIASQPGDIAYYLHDGLNGDEIREKIVSEQEFQKVFESDEAVTKEMLLPSLSEADRMESYIVMASPLQTGDGLHGTVFIYQSLEVMDRTAERTTNIVFLSAFIALLLTTFFAFFLSTRITSPLRNMREGAFELAKGNFDTKMKVSSGDEIGQLAIAFNQMGRQLKHHLEVINQEKEQLSSILTSMADAVITFNQDKTILLSNPPAEKLLRQWLSKDGTSNAQALPSEMLHMLDHVLMFQEEIEEELEIEGAYYAVNFSPLYSGESIRGAVAVLHNMTEQHRLEKLREDFIANVSHELRTPIAMLQGYSEALLDDVGASEEERNEMTKIIYEESQRMGRLVTDLLNLARLESGHMRLYKELVQFNNAIERMTLKFSQAAKEKGIELSFATDLDDWSAAELDEDRIEQVMTNLIDNALRHTPQGGQVQVLVENMGDYAKVSINDTGAGISDEDLEFVFERFYKADKARTLGKGGTGLGLAIASNIIKAHSGEIRAESKFGEGTSFIFTLPLKAM